The following are encoded in a window of Mycoplasmopsis bovis PG45 genomic DNA:
- a CDS encoding aminotransferase class V-fold PLP-dependent enzyme has translation MAKSIRSFFPLASKIVYLDSAALSLKPKFASKESDNFYNLYSVSTRTNNSPLGIYTYKVMNEVREKIATLTDSESDEVIFTSGTTDSLNKFAQMYSKILKQGDEIILHGYNHSSNLIPWLVIAKEKNLPVKIIDDANLEKHIGKKTKVVAFSQLTNNFQAKVDIDKVYKRCQEVGAILVNDAAQAIVYEKVSLKNCDVIAFSANKFYGPTGLGALIVKKSILDNLQPVTYGGGTVNLISKDKSFIIKNSIEKFEPGTPNFSAIFMFNKSIDFFNQFVGYDKSKKILNELSNYAYDQLLMVPNIEIYSKKDDHIILFNIKDINSQDVAHFLGTNNIYVRSGIFCAHYLKNFYCNDSFVRVSLGIYNNKSDINKLVETLKKGGDFIVL, from the coding sequence ATGGCTAAGTCTATTAGGTCATTTTTCCCATTAGCCAGCAAAATAGTCTATTTGGACTCAGCAGCACTTTCATTAAAGCCTAAATTTGCAAGCAAAGAGAGTGATAACTTTTACAATTTGTATTCAGTAAGTACTAGAACTAACAACTCTCCTTTAGGTATATACACATACAAAGTAATGAATGAAGTAAGAGAAAAAATTGCCACTCTTACTGATTCAGAAAGTGATGAAGTTATATTCACTTCTGGGACAACTGATTCTCTTAATAAATTTGCTCAAATGTATTCAAAAATATTGAAACAAGGTGATGAAATAATTCTTCATGGTTACAACCATTCATCTAACTTAATACCATGACTTGTTATAGCGAAAGAGAAAAATTTACCTGTTAAAATTATCGACGATGCCAATCTAGAAAAGCATATTGGCAAGAAGACAAAAGTTGTTGCTTTTTCTCAATTAACCAATAACTTTCAAGCAAAAGTTGACATTGATAAAGTATACAAAAGGTGTCAAGAAGTTGGAGCCATTTTGGTAAATGATGCTGCACAAGCCATAGTTTATGAAAAAGTTAGTTTAAAAAATTGCGATGTGATTGCTTTTAGTGCAAATAAATTTTATGGTCCTACTGGACTAGGAGCACTAATTGTTAAAAAAAGTATTTTAGATAATTTGCAACCTGTTACTTATGGCGGTGGAACAGTTAACTTAATAAGCAAAGACAAAAGTTTTATAATTAAGAACAGTATTGAAAAATTCGAACCTGGAACACCTAATTTTTCCGCTATTTTTATGTTTAACAAGTCAATTGACTTTTTTAATCAATTTGTAGGATATGATAAAAGCAAGAAAATCTTAAATGAGTTAAGTAACTATGCATATGACCAGTTATTAATGGTGCCCAATATTGAAATTTATTCAAAAAAGGATGATCATATAATTCTTTTTAATATTAAAGATATTAACTCTCAAGATGTGGCTCATTTTTTAGGAACCAACAACATATATGTAAGATCTGGAATTTTCTGTGCGCACTATTTAAAAAACTTTTATTGCAACGATTCATTTGTTAGAGTTTCCTTGGGAATTTATAATAACAAAAGTGATATAAATAAATTAGTAGAAACATTAAAAAAAGGAGGTGATTTCATTGTCCTATAG
- a CDS encoding iron-sulfur cluster assembly scaffold protein: MHNYLNPSFKSAVTNKKIESFSNSCGDYLEAEYSIENGVIKNLHFNGNGCAYFMSSSNLLCKYLNDKSINESLYFIDLFEKDIKNQLLSDDDKKMLGELLVFDNVNQHANRLDCIQMLSKPLKENLKNEQ; this comes from the coding sequence ATGCACAATTATTTGAATCCTTCTTTTAAAAGTGCAGTAACCAATAAAAAAATTGAATCATTTAGCAACTCATGTGGTGATTATTTAGAGGCCGAATATTCAATTGAAAATGGAGTTATTAAAAACCTTCATTTTAATGGCAATGGGTGTGCATATTTTATGTCATCATCTAATTTACTATGCAAATATTTAAATGACAAAAGCATTAACGAATCACTTTATTTTATAGACTTATTTGAAAAAGATATTAAGAATCAATTATTAAGCGATGATGATAAGAAAATGCTGGGTGAGTTGTTAGTTTTTGACAATGTTAACCAACACGCAAATAGGCTAGATTGCATTCAAATGTTAAGCAAACCACTAAAAGAAAATTTAAAAAATGAACAATAA
- a CDS encoding Y-family DNA polymerase, which translates to MNNKNIIFHIDFDSYFVSAHRSKDHKLKNKPVAVSNGLSRSICSSISYELKNVGIKVGWPRFMIEKKMPDTIFVEPNFDLYYTTSNNIFDYIASNYTANIEVGSIDECWVDVTSISEGKNPVALARKIQEDIKEIFDIPVSIGISYSKWAAKMASDLAKPFGVKFIENNEDLESQIWPLNIKKYYGIGEKTADKLVKADVKTIGNLARSSELSPELYMIFRNRLSSFINEARGNGTDKLTYEHNNLKGIGNELTFPLYDFYERSEIYKVIKSLANKISLRAQNRNVVGFTLTIIIRSVSKVWKGKQMKLVEPTNDVETIYKNAIVLFEKLWKEQPIRGVGVRLTNLINEFDHFKQLTIFDTYEERQQETKVNNIINDINKKAGKVILKTGYRVSKEKIKESVQSRYLEDDLGIRK; encoded by the coding sequence ATGAACAATAAAAATATAATATTTCACATAGATTTTGACTCATATTTTGTAAGCGCACATAGATCAAAAGACCATAAACTAAAAAATAAGCCAGTTGCTGTTTCGAATGGACTCAGCAGATCAATTTGCTCTAGTATTTCTTATGAGTTAAAAAATGTTGGAATTAAGGTTGGCTGACCTAGATTTATGATAGAGAAAAAAATGCCTGACACAATTTTTGTTGAGCCGAATTTTGATTTGTACTACACAACTTCTAACAATATTTTTGATTATATTGCTTCAAACTATACTGCCAATATTGAAGTAGGTTCGATTGATGAATGCTGGGTTGATGTGACTTCAATATCAGAAGGAAAAAATCCTGTTGCGCTGGCTAGAAAAATACAAGAAGATATCAAGGAAATCTTTGATATCCCTGTTTCTATAGGTATTTCATATTCAAAATGAGCAGCTAAAATGGCTAGTGATTTAGCAAAACCTTTTGGTGTTAAATTTATTGAAAACAATGAGGATTTAGAGTCGCAAATTTGACCATTAAATATCAAAAAATACTATGGAATAGGCGAAAAGACAGCAGACAAATTAGTAAAGGCTGACGTAAAAACTATAGGAAACCTAGCACGTTCTAGTGAATTAAGTCCTGAATTGTATATGATATTCAGAAACAGACTGTCATCTTTTATTAATGAAGCTAGAGGAAATGGCACCGATAAATTAACATATGAGCATAATAATCTAAAGGGCATTGGAAATGAACTAACATTTCCTCTTTATGACTTCTATGAACGAAGCGAAATATATAAAGTTATAAAAAGTTTAGCTAATAAAATTAGTCTCAGAGCACAAAATAGAAATGTTGTTGGTTTCACATTAACAATTATCATAAGAAGTGTTTCGAAAGTATGAAAAGGCAAGCAAATGAAGTTAGTCGAACCAACTAATGATGTTGAAACAATTTATAAAAATGCAATAGTGTTATTTGAAAAATTATGAAAAGAACAACCAATTAGGGGCGTTGGCGTAAGGCTGACAAACCTAATCAATGAATTTGATCACTTCAAGCAACTAACTATTTTTGATACTTATGAAGAACGTCAACAAGAGACCAAAGTAAATAATATAATTAATGATATAAACAAAAAAGCTGGAAAAGTTATTTTAAAAACGGGATATCGCGTTTCTAAAGAAAAAATAAAAGAGTCTGTACAAAGTAGATACTTGGAAGATGATTTAGGTATAAGAAAGTAG
- a CDS encoding nicotinate-nucleotide adenylyltransferase, with translation MRIGLFGGSFNPVHNGHIKIAEYAYKTMNLDKIYFIPTAISPFKKKNTVAPDNDRINMLNLALENFNGNSEVSLFEIKRGGVSYTFETIRYFKNKFPNDELFFIIGSDLLPKFHKWEFVDEMTQKCQFVVYKRNKNINKINAKKYGLKIMNNPIFSESSTKVRQGELNLTDPKVNKYIGNNFLYAKEIIHSLLTAKRAKHCVSAAEFAVTLAKSINYDAKKAYYAGLFHDICKELDEKDSRAFIGQFINDSFDPIKLPSYKLHQVAGALWFKYIYMNDDEEIFNAIKVHTSLALELSTLDKILYIADKICDGRAFAGVQKLRKLALENFDECFKEVVNRNIEYNLAKNISFSKEQNEINNKWNK, from the coding sequence ATGAGAATCGGATTATTTGGTGGGTCATTTAACCCTGTTCATAATGGGCATATAAAAATTGCAGAATATGCCTATAAAACAATGAATTTAGACAAAATTTATTTTATACCTACTGCTATTAGCCCATTTAAAAAGAAAAACACTGTTGCGCCAGACAATGACAGAATTAATATGCTTAACCTAGCATTAGAAAATTTTAATGGCAATTCTGAAGTGTCACTATTTGAAATAAAACGCGGCGGAGTTAGCTATACATTTGAAACGATAAGATACTTTAAGAACAAGTTTCCAAATGATGAATTATTTTTTATTATAGGTTCTGATTTGCTTCCTAAGTTTCATAAATGGGAATTCGTTGATGAAATGACTCAAAAGTGTCAATTTGTTGTGTACAAGAGAAACAAAAATATTAATAAAATCAATGCCAAAAAATATGGCTTAAAAATAATGAATAATCCAATTTTCAGTGAATCATCAACAAAAGTTAGACAAGGGGAGTTAAATTTAACCGATCCTAAAGTTAATAAATATATAGGAAATAATTTTTTATATGCTAAGGAAATAATTCATTCTTTATTGACAGCAAAGCGAGCTAAGCATTGTGTTTCAGCTGCTGAATTTGCTGTTACACTAGCAAAATCGATAAATTATGATGCTAAAAAGGCATATTATGCAGGACTATTTCATGACATATGTAAAGAGTTAGATGAAAAAGATTCTAGAGCATTTATTGGACAATTCATTAATGATTCTTTTGATCCTATTAAGTTACCTTCATATAAACTTCATCAAGTTGCCGGCGCCTTATGGTTTAAATATATTTATATGAATGATGATGAAGAAATTTTTAATGCCATTAAAGTACACACTTCCCTTGCGCTTGAACTATCAACCTTAGATAAAATTCTATATATAGCAGACAAAATTTGTGATGGGCGTGCTTTTGCTGGGGTGCAAAAATTAAGAAAATTGGCATTAGAAAATTTTGATGAGTGCTTTAAAGAAGTTGTCAACAGAAACATTGAATATAATCTTGCCAAAAACATAAGTTTTAGTAAAGAACAAAATGAAATCAATAATAAATGAAACAAATAG
- a CDS encoding pseudouridine synthase, protein MQELFRVQKLIAQSGLMSRREAEKMISSGLVFVNGIKASLGDKASADDEIKVNGKILNLTKSPVFKYFLLNKPKNSITTSNDPKGRRTVIDLINTNERIVPVGRLDRNTTGVLLLTTDYELVNKLTHPKYEIERVYRARIDSPLTLKEFKELNARIEIDGKMSRQIVDQVDTKSYLVSLHVGSYHHVKKLFEKIGHKVLTLKRVSYANLTVDKLPEGMYRELTLKEVRNLKLLVEKQEKNLCQKEK, encoded by the coding sequence ATGCAAGAGTTATTTAGAGTTCAAAAATTAATAGCACAATCTGGATTAATGTCTAGACGCGAAGCTGAAAAAATGATTTCTAGTGGATTAGTCTTTGTTAATGGAATTAAGGCTTCGCTGGGAGATAAGGCAAGCGCTGATGATGAAATTAAGGTTAATGGAAAAATACTGAATTTGACTAAAAGCCCTGTTTTTAAGTATTTCTTGCTTAATAAACCTAAAAATTCTATTACAACCTCTAATGATCCAAAAGGACGCCGTACAGTTATTGATTTAATTAACACAAATGAAAGAATTGTTCCTGTTGGAAGATTAGACAGAAACACTACTGGTGTACTATTATTAACAACTGATTATGAATTAGTAAATAAGCTAACACATCCTAAATATGAAATCGAAAGAGTGTATAGAGCTAGAATTGATAGTCCATTAACTCTTAAAGAATTTAAGGAGTTAAATGCAAGAATTGAAATTGACGGAAAAATGAGTCGCCAAATAGTGGATCAAGTTGATACAAAAAGCTATTTAGTTTCACTGCATGTTGGTTCATATCACCATGTCAAGAAGCTGTTTGAGAAAATTGGGCACAAGGTACTTACTTTAAAAAGAGTTTCCTATGCTAACTTAACAGTGGATAAACTACCCGAAGGTATGTATAGAGAATTAACACTTAAAGAAGTAAGAAATCTTAAACTTTTAGTAGAAAAACAAGAAAAAAATTTATGTCAAAAAGAAAAATAA
- a CDS encoding MAG0770 family lipoprotein: MSKRKIKLVAISSLSLSLATVSASCQGSFYRQKDVFDTEFSKDMFDYYNQYKNVWTKINKFIENDSYKKYYLDNYKKIDLITKEWKNVVDTILPYMKTIENGDQEYNLELGYKTGINGTFIPINSSIKGADLFNELTDKPVGKEVNIRTNIGYISILNEEVNNIISDYVKDLKESKSDSLFKSFCNEFDFLPGWPLFKNLKSKERHRYQSLFLDSLSKKYSGMQSEYSRKFFDSQKVNIDYKNIRGITPEGNTYHTHALVNLWYEWNKVVLPEVDDSANGSDKRLWKGNKIYETVEFFKKLYKTAEQVKKDHNSKLILRFVKNDKSNNSNNNYKEYEFETLFDKFILSLVDDKEKWNIKIYPSDLNYNDFAFVFKNLFQELIDISAKIDFTIKNYKN; encoded by the coding sequence ATGTCAAAAAGAAAAATAAAGTTAGTTGCTATATCTTCATTATCTTTGTCTCTTGCAACTGTCTCTGCAAGTTGTCAAGGGAGTTTTTATAGGCAAAAGGATGTATTTGATACTGAATTTTCTAAGGATATGTTTGATTACTACAATCAGTATAAAAATGTATGAACTAAGATAAATAAATTTATCGAAAACGATTCATATAAAAAATACTATTTAGACAACTACAAAAAAATTGATTTAATTACCAAAGAGTGAAAAAATGTTGTCGATACAATCTTGCCTTATATGAAGACAATCGAAAATGGAGACCAGGAGTACAATTTAGAATTAGGCTATAAAACAGGCATAAATGGAACTTTTATTCCTATTAATAGTTCAATTAAGGGAGCTGATTTATTTAACGAATTAACAGATAAACCAGTAGGAAAAGAAGTAAATATAAGAACTAATATTGGTTATATTTCCATTCTTAATGAGGAAGTTAACAACATTATAAGTGATTATGTTAAAGACTTAAAAGAAAGCAAATCTGATTCATTATTTAAAAGTTTTTGCAATGAATTTGATTTTTTACCAGGTTGACCATTATTTAAAAATCTAAAATCTAAAGAGAGACATAGATATCAAAGTTTATTTTTAGATAGCTTAAGCAAAAAATATTCTGGAATGCAAAGCGAGTATTCACGTAAATTTTTTGATTCTCAAAAAGTTAATATTGACTACAAAAACATAAGAGGAATTACTCCAGAAGGCAATACATATCACACACATGCTTTGGTAAACTTATGATATGAATGAAATAAAGTAGTTTTACCAGAAGTTGATGATTCTGCAAACGGTTCTGACAAAAGGCTTTGAAAAGGCAACAAGATTTATGAAACTGTTGAGTTTTTTAAAAAACTCTATAAAACAGCTGAACAAGTTAAAAAGGATCATAACAGTAAGTTAATTTTAAGATTTGTCAAAAATGATAAATCTAATAATTCAAATAATAATTATAAAGAATATGAATTTGAAACTCTTTTTGACAAATTCATTCTTTCTTTAGTTGATGATAAGGAAAAATGGAATATAAAAATATATCCAAGCGACCTTAACTACAATGATTTTGCATTTGTATTTAAAAACTTATTTCAAGAACTTATTGACATAAGTGCAAAAATCGACTTTACAATTAAGAATTATAAGAACTAA
- the rpoE gene encoding DNA-directed RNA polymerase subunit delta, whose amino-acid sequence MKTMLDVAIEFLLEKSGGSQYMEFNTIFDEVEAQLKSKWEKEATQKELEYSKIRQNKIGELYRLLTVDSRFERNNQGLWITREGFE is encoded by the coding sequence ATGAAAACAATGTTAGATGTTGCTATTGAATTTTTATTAGAAAAATCAGGTGGCAGTCAGTATATGGAATTTAATACTATTTTTGATGAAGTTGAAGCACAACTTAAGTCAAAATGAGAAAAGGAAGCGACTCAAAAAGAGCTTGAATATAGCAAGATTCGTCAAAATAAAATTGGCGAGTTATATCGTTTATTAACAGTTGATTCACGATTTGAAAGAAATAATCAAGGTCTTTGAATCACTAGAGAAGGTTTTGAATAA
- the fba gene encoding class II fructose-1,6-bisphosphate aldolase — protein MSEKYTLTNAKDILLDAKKNKYAVPHININNLEWTKNILVTANELRSPVILGASMGAIKYMGGFKTVASLVKSLVSDLKISVPVVLHLDHGDFESCFKAIEAGFTSVMFDGSMLSMDENLERTKAVVEFAKRFNVSVEAEVGAIGGEEDGIASAGVISNVSDALKMKETGIDVLAAGIGNIHGKYPESWKSLDFETLSKISNATDIGIVLHGGSGIPTEQVVKAISLGVTKINVNTELQLAFADAVEKFVLSGESKKGKNFDPRKLLATGCKAICETVKEKIVIFNSQNRY, from the coding sequence ATGTCAGAAAAATACACACTTACTAATGCAAAAGATATTTTGTTAGATGCCAAGAAAAACAAATATGCTGTTCCACATATAAATATAAATAATCTAGAGTGAACCAAAAACATTTTGGTTACTGCTAACGAATTAAGATCTCCTGTTATTCTAGGTGCAAGTATGGGAGCAATTAAATATATGGGTGGTTTTAAAACTGTTGCTTCATTAGTTAAGTCATTAGTTAGTGACTTAAAAATTTCTGTGCCAGTTGTTCTCCATTTAGATCATGGAGATTTTGAATCATGTTTTAAAGCAATTGAGGCCGGTTTTACTTCAGTTATGTTTGATGGTTCAATGCTTTCTATGGATGAAAATTTAGAAAGAACTAAAGCAGTTGTAGAATTTGCAAAGAGATTTAATGTCTCGGTTGAAGCTGAAGTTGGTGCTATTGGCGGCGAAGAAGATGGAATTGCATCTGCTGGTGTTATTTCGAATGTTTCTGATGCACTTAAGATGAAGGAAACAGGTATAGATGTTTTAGCTGCTGGAATTGGTAATATCCATGGTAAGTATCCTGAATCATGAAAATCATTAGACTTTGAAACATTAAGCAAAATTTCTAATGCTACTGATATCGGAATAGTTTTACATGGTGGCAGCGGAATTCCAACTGAGCAAGTTGTCAAAGCTATAAGTCTAGGTGTTACAAAAATTAATGTAAACACGGAATTGCAATTAGCTTTTGCGGACGCAGTGGAAAAATTTGTGTTATCTGGCGAATCTAAAAAGGGCAAGAACTTTGACCCAAGAAAACTATTAGCTACCGGATGCAAAGCTATATGTGAAACAGTAAAAGAGAAAATTGTTATATTCAATTCACAAAATAGATACTAA
- a CDS encoding thermonuclease family protein encodes MKKLKTILPIMFLPYSLVSCTNIANYYLKGTKINSNINVIDGDTVSFLENDKKKYIRLFGIDTPETFKNDNKNLAKFENYYAHQARIFLNHIVWNKELFYKFIKYDKYNRIIAILYYKTGKNEYTDAGLELVKNGYARVHYISDSPTDKYGVNEKNLIEYFYKLKKEENKAKMNLVNIWKHNQRHVFYKP; translated from the coding sequence GTGAAGAAACTAAAAACAATTTTACCAATAATGTTTTTGCCGTATTCATTAGTTAGTTGCACAAACATAGCTAACTATTATTTAAAAGGCACAAAAATTAATTCAAATATAAATGTAATTGATGGAGATACTGTTTCATTTTTGGAAAATGATAAGAAAAAATATATTAGACTTTTTGGTATTGACACCCCTGAAACATTTAAAAATGACAACAAAAATTTAGCGAAATTTGAAAATTATTATGCACACCAAGCTAGGATTTTTTTAAATCATATAGTTTGAAACAAAGAATTGTTTTATAAGTTTATTAAATATGATAAATATAATCGAATTATAGCCATTTTATACTATAAAACAGGTAAAAACGAATACACTGATGCTGGCTTAGAATTAGTTAAGAATGGCTATGCTAGAGTGCACTATATTTCTGATTCTCCTACTGATAAATATGGAGTTAATGAGAAAAATTTAATAGAGTATTTTTACAAACTTAAAAAAGAAGAAAACAAGGCCAAAATGAATTTAGTTAATATTTGAAAACACAACCAAAGGCACGTCTTTTATAAGCCATAA